GCGCGGTGGAACCACACTGATACATCCCGAACTCAGAGGTGAAACGCTGCTGCGGCTACGATAGTTGGAGGGTCGCCTCCTGCCACAATTGCTCGGCGCCAGGTCTCTTTTTACACTCAAAGCTCCTTAGTACAATTCTACAACTAAGGAGCTTTTTAGTTTTTATTCTCTCTTCTCTCTTCTCTTAACTCTTAAGAAACACATTGCGTGGGATCAGAAATAGGAATGAGTTCTAAGCCAAAAGCTTGAGCTTTTTTCTTGAGGTTGAGGTTTTTGAGTATCCGTTCTTTATACTGTTGTTCGTAAGTATCCATACCAGCGTCAATAAATGTATCTCCAGAAGTCCAAAGGCGATAAAAGATACGTGCCAATTTATGGGCAGCAGCAGTGATGGCATTGGGAACGCCGAGACGAGCTTGCATGACAGTCAAAGTGCCAAAGCCATTAATTTGAGTGAAGTCGAGACCACTAATGCGATACGAATGAGTACGCAGATCAAATTGTTTATTTTAGATAAATCAGTAAATTTAATCCAGGAATTGTACGAGAAAGCGTCCACAAAATGAGGGTAATATAAAGTACACCCAAGCTCCATTGATACCAAGCAAGGGTAGCAATAATTCCTGGTAAATGTTGGTCACGTAATCGAATATCATTAAATCCTAATCGCACTAAATTATTCAGGCTAAAGTCATAGTAATTTAACCAATTCCAACGGCGATCGCTCAATAATGGCATATATCTTTCCCGAAATGTTTGATTGCGGGGAATCACTGGTAAACGTCCAATTAATAATCGCAATTGGCGGAATGTTCCATCTTCGGTGAAGTAAGAAACATCCATTAAGTCATGATAGCGTCCTTGTTGATATAATCGAATTATTAAAGTGATTGGCACTGGGATAATAATCATCAATAAACATCCCAAGGTTAGCCAAGGCTGTTCGGCATTGCGGAATATAGCTAATAAACTGAAAAATTCTATACAACTAAAACCTAACAATATCGCAACAGTTTCGTAGTAGGTGGGAACTATTGGTATGGGATGAAGACGACGACAACGATCTACTAACCAAAAGAGTAACCCAAAATACGCGATCGCTACACCACCTACACCAAAAGCTAACCAAAAACTTGTGCCATAACCACTTAGTAATAGCAGTAAACTTAAAGCTAACCAACTCCAAGCTTGTAATATCCATCCACCTAAAGCTAGAGGTTCACCAAAACTCAGGTGATCGCTCAGTTTATGATATGTTTCTAAATCAATATCTGCTAAAGTTAATAACTCAGAACTATTACGAAATATTCTGAACTGACGACGGTTAATAATTTCTTCTGCTTGGGTTGCGGAAAAACCCAAATTTATCAACTGAGTTATTGCAGCACTATTAATATTTGTTCTTAACAACCTTTGACTCAACTCAATTAATCTAAGTCGCTGTTTGAGATACTCTAATTGATTAGCATCAGCAATTTGTTGTTGCTGGCGAAAATTCTGGCTTAAATTCCGCAAAACATTTTGATTACCTTGTAAACCTGGTACACAAAACCTCTTACCAATTTGACCAAGATTTCCTAAGATTTTGGCTTGGTTAGAATTAAAACTCAATCCTGGCACATTTAAAAAAGCAGTTTTCGCAAAAATTGCATCACTAAAATCTGCTAAATTGAGAATACTAGCACCGCGTAAATTCACAGGCTGATTAAATTGGGCTTCCCGAAAACTCACAGCTTGTTCAAAAGTCGCCTCTGTTAATAACAGAAACTGATTAAAGTTGGCTTTAGTAAATTGGGCTTGACCAGCAAAGCGAACATCTGCAAAATTAATATTACCTTGCCATTGCACTTTAGCGAATTTAGCCAACTGCTTAAACAAAGCTTGATTAAAGTTAGCAGATTGAACAAAAAAACTACTACGAAAATCAGCCAGTTCTTGAAATTGGGCTTGTTTAAAATTAACGTTATCAAAAAAAATCCCACCTTGAAAATTAGTTCCTTGGCGGAAAGTGGCATTCATAAAGCTAACCAAACGACTAAATCTAGTTTCACTCCAGTTTGCTGATTGTAAGAATATGGCATTTTGAGCATCGACAGCCTGAAGAAAGAAAGTATTCAGAAAATTAACTTGTCCATTAAACCTCGTATTTACCATCGTTAAAGTGCCACGAAAAACATTAATTTCGCCAGAGGTATTTGAATCAGTTGCCAAGAGTGAGCGACAATCTTTAGAATTGGGTAAAGTAATAGCTAGTGATTGTAAACAAACCAGACGTAAACTTTCTAATTGTGCTTGTTCAGTAGCAGTGAAAATTGGTGCGATCGCCTGAGCATATAAAGGTGTACGTAAACCCAAATCACTGCCAATAAAATCACCTTGAATTACAGAATAACTCAAATCTAAACCCAAAGGTTTCGCACCAGCCTTTTGTAATTCTTTCCGCAACAACTGATAAAAAGTATCTCGAAAACTGCTATTTTCTGGACGCAAATCAATTACCATTTGCCGCAAATCAACAGTTAAATTACCTTCGCGGAGTATTGGTTTACTTATTCTTTCTTGTAAAATTTCTAGCGTTAGGGGTGTGCGTTCGAGTTGCGTTTGTGCAGCGACAGCAGACGCAGGTAGTGAAAAACTCAAAAATAAACCGCAGAGGAACACAAACATCAGATTCTTTGCGAACCTCTGCGCTTTTCTCAGCGTATTTTGGCCTGGAAGAAATAAATTACTCAAATGTCAATCATTCATCACTAATCAGCAGCACAATTTTACCCGCGATCGCACCAGTTTCAATTAATTCATGGGCTTTTGCTGCATCTTTTAACGGAAACTGATGATTAACCTGGATTTTCAGCTTCCCTTGTCCCATCCAAGTCGCGCACTGTGACAAAATTTCCCCATGATGTTGCAAACTTTCATCCAGTCCTAACAACATCGGTGTTAGCATCAATTCCAAGCCAATGCGGAGATTGCGATTCCGCGCCGTTTTCCACACCGTATTCGCATCAGGTTCCAGAATCGTCACAATATCACCATACACCCGCACCGCCGGAAAGGTTTTTTGAAAAGTCTCGCCACCAACGGTATCAAACGCTAAATCTACACCTCCGCCACCAGTCCAATCTAAAGTAGCTTGAACAAAATCTGTTTGTTTGTAAAATATCGGGTAATCTGCGCCAAGTTGCTGCACAAAATTCGCCTTTTCCTGAGTACTCACCGTTGTAGCAACAGCCGCACCCTTGAGTTTCGCCAGTTGTATAGCTACGTGTCCCACACCACCAGCACCAGCATGAATTAGTACTTGTTCCCCTGGTTCCAATCTTCCCCGTTCATATAAAGCTTCCCAAGCCGTAATCAATACCAACGGTGCGGCTGCGGCTTCCGCAAAAGACACAGATGTAGGTTTACGCGCCACAAATCGCTCATCGACAACCGTATATTCTGCATAATTACCTTGGTATCCACCTAAACCACCATAGCAGAAAAACACCGCATCCCCTGGACGAAACTTTTGTACACCAGCACCCACCGCTTCCACAACACCAGCACCATCACATCCTAAAATTGCCGGCATTTGATCAGGGTAAAAAGTGCCACGTTTACGCAGTTTCGTATCAATCGGGTTCACCCCAGCCGCTACCAAGCGGACTAAAAGTTGCCTATTATCCAAAGGAACACTAGGGGTTGGTACTTCCTGTAATTGCAGTACTTCGGGACTACCGGCTGCTGTCATTAAGACGGCTTTCACAATACTTTCCTCCTGGCTGACACTAGATGCTTGTTCTTTTGCAACTTTACTTTCGATTTTATTAAAATGATGTATTTTCTCTATTTACACTGAACAATATGAATACCATAAACAAAGTTGGTATGATGCGGATAAACTATTGATTTCCTAATTATTTCTTTAATTCTATAAAAATTCATGATCCATATTAGAGAATGCCAACATAATATCCATTTATGTTGACTACCCATTTTAGGCATCATTAATAAATTGTCAAATAACAAAAAATTTAAATCTCTCATCATTTTTATAACAATTTCATTAGCACTGATGGTATATAAATGCTTGTGTCTGCTTACAGCATCTTTATATGATTCATAAAACAATAATTTGCCAATGCCTTTTCCGCGAAATTCCTCAAATACAAATAAAGCTGCTATTTTATACCAATCTTTATCAATATCATAATTTAAACAAACTCCTAGCATTTTCCCTTCTTCGTCTTCAGCTACTATTATATTTTCTGCTGCCATCCACTCGGTTAAGGAATAACCAATAATGTTAGGTGTGAGCTTGATTTGTCTAACAAGTAACTCCGCTTCAGACTTAGTAACTTTTCTTTTCGAGATTTTCACCATAATTCAAGTAAGGAAACCTAAAATTTAAAGATTGTGTAGATAATCTGTAAACAACAGATTATACAAATTGTAATTAAAAAAATATTCGACCTAACGATTTTCTTTAATAAATTAAATGTACTATACTGACTTTCAATTTCCGTGAAATCACAATTAAAATTAAATAAAACACCAATAGTATCTTCCCTACTTTTTCGATATGCTAATAATCCCCACAAAATCAACACAATTGCCGGAGTCATAAAACCGAATATACAAAATAATTGTGTCCAGAAGTAGGCACTATGAGATAATGTGCTTTTACTGAATGTTGCGTCAAAATAAATCAGAATTACAATACCTAAGAGCAAATTCAGAGGTCGGTTAATTTTTTCATAAAAATACCAGTAGATTTGTTTAAATTGTTGGATAATTTCATTGTTATCAATATAAGATAATAAAGATATTTCATTTGTTACTTGAGTCAAATAATTTTTATATTTTTTGATTTTTATCCTAAGCTTGTTACAATCTTCTATAACAACATGTATGCTTAAGCTAGACAGTGGAACACCTATAACGATGAAGTTAACAATCGAGTAAGGAAAATACCATATATAAGGTATTAGATACTGATGAAAATATTCTTCTGTAGTTACTTGGCTATTTCCTAAGAGTTGATGCGGCCCATACCAAAAGTGATGAAATACCAACATTAAACAAAAGATAAATCCTACCAAGCATGTAACTCTACGTCTTAAATATAATCTTTTTTCCTGAATTAACTGGATTGCTTCTTGACTAAACTCTGAACAAATTACATATACTTCTAATGTCAATAAAAAGCAGACTCTAAGGCACTCAAGTATAGCCCCTATATTACTACTATTATAGGCTTGATTCCACGGCTGACTTTCAACAACTATGTATGAAAAACCCAGAGAAATTGAACTGATGATAGCCAGAATAAGAGCTATGGGTACTAACAAACTATAATTTAAGATGTTAGAACTTTTTAATTCAGTATTGACATCTACATCTAACAGTTGTGGTAGTGTGGCTAAATTTTTTTCAACCCAACTTTGATTAAAAACATTTTCGTAAATTTTATTACAAACTTTTAATTTACTTTGTTGTTTAACTACTAGCCCTGATAAGCGTAATGATATTTGCTCAGTGCTATCATCAGCATCAATGTGTTGCTCATGCAATATTTGTTGATAAATTTTTAGTCGGTTATAAGCTGATATTTTACCGATTAGTAATCGGTTTTTAATTGTTCTTAAATGTTCTGGATCATCATAAAATTCCCAATTTTTAACGATGTAATTCTCAACTATATCATCAATATTTAGCTTTGCGTTTTCTCCTTTTTCCAGAATCAATTTACATAATTTCTGCGTCAGAAATGGTTGTCCACCAGTCCAAGATAAGATTTCTTGTAAAACTACTTCAGGTGCATCGACTTTCTGTACTAATCCTTTGGTTAAAGATTGCTGGGCTTCTTCTAAACTAAATCCAGCCAACTCAATTGTTTTACCAATATTAAAAGGTATCCCCTTTTTATCTTTTAAATCTGATGGTGTGACTACACCCAACAGACAAAATGTAATGCGTTTATATTGCAGTTTATCTGCACGTTGGTTATAGCAGGCACGAATAAATTCTAAAAATTCATCTTTGGCTTTTCTATTGATTAAATTATCAATTTCATCGATAAAAATCACAATATTTTGGGTTATTGTTATTAACAGTACTTTATCAATAAATTGACTTAATCGCTGCAATGGTGATAAAAGTTGATGTTCTTTCCACCAAGGATAAAAGTTAGATATATCATCTAAAAAAGCCGACCACAATTCAAAAGTGATATCTGCATAAAAATTTTCGGCAATTTGCTCAGAACTGCCTATAGTTGTCATATCAATTGAAGTACACTTGATGCCTTCTTCTGCTAGTTTTTTTGTGACTTGAACTCGCAAGCTAGACTTTCCCATTTGTCGGGAATTAAATACACAGCAAAAATCGCCATTTTTTAAACTTTCATATAGTTCTGTATCTGCTTGTCGCTTGACATAGCTGGGATGTTCTGGAGATAAGCTACCGCCAACTTTGTAATAGTTAAAAGCTGACTTAAATGATGTATCAGGGTTCATAGCAACTTTTAATTATTTAATCTACCAAACGTTCTTTAAAATATTGTCGGTACAACTCGCAGCGTGGTATGACTTGATTACTTTGCCATTTAATTAGTCCCATACTGTGCAATTGATATCCTAATATTGGGTCTAATGATACAGGTTCAATTGTGCTAATTATTTGTTTGAATGCGGCTGCTAATTTGACATTTGCTCGCAGAATTCCTAAGTGTCGGCGCAAATGTTGACTATAAATTCCTGTGTCCCTAGGAGCGTCTTGCAACAATTGTTCTAAACTTCCCCATTTTCCTGGGGTTGGTTGAGCGAAATGATAAAACGCCATCCGCACTAGATATGGGTGTCCTCCTACCATCGCCATGAGTTCCTGTACTAAATCATGACTCCAATCAATTTGATGTCGCTGTGCTAAATCTTGGACTTGGATAGATGTAAATTCAGTTAATTCTATAGATTCTCCGACATTAAACGGTGAATGATTGATATCCAATAGCCCATAATTTTCGGTGGAATGTACTACTACCAGTCGTAGCTGTTTCCAGATATATCGGTTATTTGCTTCTTCGTGACAAGTTCGCAGTAGTCCAAAAAAGCCTTGAGACACTTCAGGATAACTGAAAATACGATCTACTTCATCAAAAGCCAAGACTAAGGGGGTATTTATTTGCGGAAATATATAGTCTTGTAAGTATGTTTTGCAGCTAATTTTACTACCTATGGGTTGTTTCCAATAATCTTGGACGCGATCGCAAATATTTAGTTCTAGGCTAATGTATGCACAAAACCAATGCAAAAAGTTATCTAAGTTACTAAAATTTACTTCATCTACATCTTGGAGGTTTAAACGTACTGTGCGATAACCATAGTTGCGTGCTTGAGCCAAAATTCTGTCCAGTAGAGAAGTTTTCCCCATTTGTCTCGGTGCTTTGATGCGGATGAGTGCTGCGGGTTGGGCGATCGCTTCATAACAAAAAGATTCTACAGTGTAATGCAGCGATTCTGGTGAGTACCGTTCTATATAGAGAGGAGAATTGAGGGGAACTGGATGATGAGGAAGTTCTCGCAGATTAGTAGATGGAAATATCTGTTGTGATTTTTGCTTTTCCTTGGCGCGATTTAGTGCTTGGCGAAAATTACTTTTACTCACAGGTTCTCCGATAGCATCTGTAAGTTTTTTCCATAATTTAGCACCAACATCATTTTGAATATATGTATTGGTTAAATTTAACTCTCTCGCAATATCATCATATTTTTTACCCTCCCAACTACCTTTTAATACTTTCACTTCTAAGTCAGTAAGATACTTCTTAGTAGATTGAAATACGATAGCATCAACTAATTTCTTAATATCCTCCCAAGGAATTTTTTCTTCGGAGTGCATAGGTTATATATCAATATAAATAAGTAGAATTTTACCGCACTTTGCAAGCCATAGATATCCCACTTTTTTAGAAAGTCGAGTATCTAGTAGGACTTACGCAAAAAACGAAAAAATAAGGTTTTAGAACAGGGTACAGGGGTATGAGGGTGTATGGGTGTAAGTATTCAAAACCCATACACCCCATACCCTTTCACTCCCGCACCCAATCCCCACAGACAATTTTGGTGCGTAAGTCCTGTCTGGGTAGTTGTCATGTTTAAATCAAGCGATATCTAACCATCAGGCGCTACACATCTACTCCGCACCTTACTTTTCCCTACTTTTTCTTGCTTCAGGCTGAAAAACCTTACATTCACCTCACAATATTCCCTAGTTTTTCGTGTTTGGATTTCAGGAAATTCCCGACATAATAACAACAATAAACCGGGGCAAATTTAACAATCAACTTCAAAAGCATAGAAATTTCCTCGCTTCCTCTTGATTTAAACGTCAGTAAGGTGAATGGAGAAATGAACCATGATAATATCAGCATCAGCAATTATTGAACACAGCGTTATTGGTGGAGATGAAGAAGAGGAAGATGATCCAACTGTTCCACCAAATTGATATAGTAGTCCTAGTTGATATGCGAATAACAAAGATAAGGAAGACAGGGTAGACAAGGGAGAGAGATTTTTATAAATCATTGTAGGATGTGTTAGCGACAGCGTAACGCATCTAACGCAAAGTTTCCGGTGCGTTACTGAAATTTTTTCAGAAATAAAATCGGGTTTCTATAGTAGAGTATGTTTTTCATCCAGCTATCAACTCTAGATCCCAGACTTCTTTCAGAAGTCTGGGATCTCGCTATTTTGAAAATTTTGACTACTGACAGTTCTCATAGCATTCAATTTCCAAACCTCTAATTCTGGTAACTTCCAACGCACTCTTTTTAACTGTTGATCATGAGAGTAAGATTCTAGGAAGTTTTGCCATGATAAAATTGCTTCTTGTTTATCTCCTTGTGCTTCTTGCACTTGTGCCAATAAACCATAAGCAGCAGCATAATCAATTTCTAATTCTAATGATATGAGTAAATGTTGTTTAGCTTGTGGGTAAAAATTTTGCTGAAAATATGCCCAACCCAAATTCTTATGTAACGCTGCTTTGACGGTGTTATCTTTCACTCTTGATAAAATTGGCTCAATTAATTCTATCGCCGCCGCATTGTTTCCTTGTAAAATATCTAACCGAGCTAAATTATTAATCGCTGCATCAGCCGCCCGGTTTTGATATTGCATCGCAATTTTATAATGTTCACAAGCCTGATTCCAGTCGTCTAACTTTTCATAAGTCGCACCTAAATTATAGTGAGCCGAAGCAAAATCTGGTTTTAATTCCACAGCAATTTTTAGATAAGATAACGCTTTATTAAAATCACTATTTAAGTAATGTTCATAGCCAATTTTATTTAGAGCTTTAGGCATTTGTTTTTTCTCCTGTTCATTGAAATTAAACCGCAGAATAAATTTAGTAAATTCCTCATTTATGGGTTGATGCGTTGACAGAAGTTGCATAATGAATTCAGTCACATTAGCATCATCAGTATCTTCCGTCTCTGCTACTATTACTTGATGTGTAACTTCAGGATGACGCTCACTGAGTAAGTCAGGCTTGTGTTTGGCAACGAGTGTAACTAACTCTGAGCGTTTGTAGCGACGGCTATCAGAATGTTCACTATTTAGCCCAAACTCTTGACATATCCTTTCAATAAATTTTCTGACACTAGGCTCACCAATATTCATCGCCGCAGCTATCTCTGCATCCGTCTCACCAGCCAGTATCCTTTGCAATACCTCTTTTCGTCGGCTTGTCAGTTTCTCAAATATCACCTCGAATTGTTGTTGGTTCATGCTTTACTGTTACTAGCCTTATAGTTAACTCACACTTGTGACTATTTTAATAAAAATTAACCTCATCGCCCTCTGTAATTAGGCGGATATAAATAGCACTTAGTATTGAAAAGCTTATTCAGTAATTCTTTTAGCCATTTAATTCGGCAAATTAGCTCAGGATAGCTAGTTTAAACTTGTTTTACTTTATTAAGAGTATTTATATTTGTTTGTTTTTGTATGTATTTGCATTACATCTATCAATTACCGATTGACTAGCGCAAGTTTTTATGTCACATTTGTGATTAAAATATTGTGTCACAAAAAACTTTTAAAGTGACTTATGTGACCATAAATACTAGTCAAACCCTAATCAACAGTTAGATAAATACGAGAAATCGCTGAATACATTAGAAATATGATGTGTTCGTCAATTTTTCCTGAATGTACTAGTAGCTCTTTTTTTCTAAAGATCGGTGATTCCATGAAAAATAAAAAGATTTTCAATATTATTAGCCTTGTGTCAATATTACTTGTGTTCCATTCCTTTGAGTCTGCTAGGGCTGAAGATATACAAACTAATGTTTGGTCTTGGAGTAGTCCAATAATTAATGGACAGTTTACTTACAAAGGTAAGCTGAACTATATACCTACGGAAAAATTAGATCAAAAAGCTGTAGCATTTATGGATGCGTGCCAAAGTAAATCTGGTGAAGTTCGAGTTCGCGGATTTGCAGATTGGCAAAAAGCCGATTTCTTATGTAGTCGCTCCAATACCAAAGGAGAACTCAATATTTTTGATCAAAGTAATCCAATTTCAGGATGTGCGCCGTATACTAAAAACCCTAATCGTGTGTGGTCTGTATGTGGTGCAATAGTGCCAAATAATATACAAGATCATGCAGCTGTGTTAGTTGGTGCTGGTATAAATGCAGGAAAGATTTTACGAGTTAAGCCTGATGGTTCTGGTGTACTTACACCACTTACCTCTATGAGTGCGCCTTTAGATACGCCTATTCCTTAATTTCTCAGGGCTTACGCAAATTGCCAAAAAGTTTAATTTATCAAACTGTCCTGCGGGTGACCTAACGCTGCGCTAACAGCACTTCCTCATAGGGACAAATCCCAAAACGGACTGCTTAACAAAGCCCCTGAGAACGCCAACAAATTGGCGAGCCTGCGTAAGTCCTATTTCTTGTAGAACTTTAGTACTAATGGAGAATAAAAATGCTCATCTTGAAAAAATTGAGTACAGCTTCCTTGACTTTAACTATTTTTTCACTCAATATTTTGTCCTTTGGGCAAACAGCTAAAGCCCTTGATTACGAATGCAATACAGGAAAATTCTTAGTAGTTACCAATACAAATTCTCAGGGTCAATTAGTATACACAGCTTTTCAGGGTAACTATACTGAGCGTCCTGATAGAAGTCCAGATTTGATTTTGTATAACGGTCAAGAACGCTATACAAATGATGGTAATTCAAGTGTGATGAGATGGAGTGCTGCCGGTGGTTACGTTTATCAAGTTTCTGTAGATACTATCTTTGGGGAGCCAACCGGACAATTAATTGTCAAACGCAAGGGTAGAGTAATTCTCAGACAAAAATGTGCAGATGCTGGCCCATAATAATGTAGTAAGCCATATTTTCTAGTGCGATCTCTCTACAGAATCATCAAAGATTTATCTCAACAATCAATCTTCTGAAATAGATAAATAGATGTGTGAGCGCCTTATTTTTATAAACTGTTTAGTCATCTATATAGTGAATTCATTGGTTTTTTAAAGGATAAACATAGCATGAAATCTTCGAGTTTATTTACAGCTTTATGTTTAACATCTATAATGACTATGAGTTCATCTCTTGTACCAGTTCAAGCAATACCAGAAAATAGTTTATTAATTGCACAATTTCAATGTGTGCAAAACTTTGATATGAATATAGGAAGTCATGGTTGGTTGTTTTATGCAACCATTCCTGCTCAATGTTTGGATAGTATGTTGCACACAAGAGATTTGTTAATTAACAATCAAGGACGAAAGAAAGATACAGAATTTAATAAAGTAGACATCAGCAATTTAAGAGGAAGTTTTATAAATGGAGGATATCGAATAGAAGGTAATTGGAGACTTTATCACCGAGAGTTAATTGCTAAAACTTTTGGCAAGAAGCACTATACACCTTGGTCAATAGATGATGGTAGTTTTTCTCAA
The sequence above is a segment of the Aulosira sp. FACHB-615 genome. Coding sequences within it:
- a CDS encoding GNAT family N-acetyltransferase — translated: MVKISKRKVTKSEAELLVRQIKLTPNIIGYSLTEWMAAENIIVAEDEEGKMLGVCLNYDIDKDWYKIAALFVFEEFRGKGIGKLLFYESYKDAVSRHKHLYTISANEIVIKMMRDLNFLLFDNLLMMPKMGSQHKWILCWHSLIWIMNFYRIKEIIRKSIVYPHHTNFVYGIHIVQCK
- a CDS encoding AAA-like domain-containing protein, giving the protein MNPDTSFKSAFNYYKVGGSLSPEHPSYVKRQADTELYESLKNGDFCCVFNSRQMGKSSLRVQVTKKLAEEGIKCTSIDMTTIGSSEQIAENFYADITFELWSAFLDDISNFYPWWKEHQLLSPLQRLSQFIDKVLLITITQNIVIFIDEIDNLINRKAKDEFLEFIRACYNQRADKLQYKRITFCLLGVVTPSDLKDKKGIPFNIGKTIELAGFSLEEAQQSLTKGLVQKVDAPEVVLQEILSWTGGQPFLTQKLCKLILEKGENAKLNIDDIVENYIVKNWEFYDDPEHLRTIKNRLLIGKISAYNRLKIYQQILHEQHIDADDSTEQISLRLSGLVVKQQSKLKVCNKIYENVFNQSWVEKNLATLPQLLDVDVNTELKSSNILNYSLLVPIALILAIISSISLGFSYIVVESQPWNQAYNSSNIGAILECLRVCFLLTLEVYVICSEFSQEAIQLIQEKRLYLRRRVTCLVGFIFCLMLVFHHFWYGPHQLLGNSQVTTEEYFHQYLIPYIWYFPYSIVNFIVIGVPLSSLSIHVVIEDCNKLRIKIKKYKNYLTQVTNEISLLSYIDNNEIIQQFKQIYWYFYEKINRPLNLLLGIVILIYFDATFSKSTLSHSAYFWTQLFCIFGFMTPAIVLILWGLLAYRKSREDTIGVLFNFNCDFTEIESQYSTFNLLKKIVRSNIFLITICIICCLQIIYTIFKF
- a CDS encoding AAA-like domain-containing protein, coding for MHSEEKIPWEDIKKLVDAIVFQSTKKYLTDLEVKVLKGSWEGKKYDDIARELNLTNTYIQNDVGAKLWKKLTDAIGEPVSKSNFRQALNRAKEKQKSQQIFPSTNLRELPHHPVPLNSPLYIERYSPESLHYTVESFCYEAIAQPAALIRIKAPRQMGKTSLLDRILAQARNYGYRTVRLNLQDVDEVNFSNLDNFLHWFCAYISLELNICDRVQDYWKQPIGSKISCKTYLQDYIFPQINTPLVLAFDEVDRIFSYPEVSQGFFGLLRTCHEEANNRYIWKQLRLVVVHSTENYGLLDINHSPFNVGESIELTEFTSIQVQDLAQRHQIDWSHDLVQELMAMVGGHPYLVRMAFYHFAQPTPGKWGSLEQLLQDAPRDTGIYSQHLRRHLGILRANVKLAAAFKQIISTIEPVSLDPILGYQLHSMGLIKWQSNQVIPRCELYRQYFKERLVD
- a CDS encoding zinc-binding dehydrogenase, with the translated sequence MKAVLMTAAGSPEVLQLQEVPTPSVPLDNRQLLVRLVAAGVNPIDTKLRKRGTFYPDQMPAILGCDGAGVVEAVGAGVQKFRPGDAVFFCYGGLGGYQGNYAEYTVVDERFVARKPTSVSFAEAAAAPLVLITAWEALYERGRLEPGEQVLIHAGAGGVGHVAIQLAKLKGAAVATTVSTQEKANFVQQLGADYPIFYKQTDFVQATLDWTGGGGVDLAFDTVGGETFQKTFPAVRVYGDIVTILEPDANTVWKTARNRNLRIGLELMLTPMLLGLDESLQHHGEILSQCATWMGQGKLKIQVNHQFPLKDAAKAHELIETGAIAGKIVLLISDE
- a CDS encoding tetratricopeptide repeat protein; amino-acid sequence: MNQQQFEVIFEKLTSRRKEVLQRILAGETDAEIAAAMNIGEPSVRKFIERICQEFGLNSEHSDSRRYKRSELVTLVAKHKPDLLSERHPEVTHQVIVAETEDTDDANVTEFIMQLLSTHQPINEEFTKFILRFNFNEQEKKQMPKALNKIGYEHYLNSDFNKALSYLKIAVELKPDFASAHYNLGATYEKLDDWNQACEHYKIAMQYQNRAADAAINNLARLDILQGNNAAAIELIEPILSRVKDNTVKAALHKNLGWAYFQQNFYPQAKQHLLISLELEIDYAAAYGLLAQVQEAQGDKQEAILSWQNFLESYSHDQQLKRVRWKLPELEVWKLNAMRTVSSQNFQNSEIPDF
- a CDS encoding pentapeptide repeat-containing protein — its product is MFVFLCGLFLSFSLPASAVAAQTQLERTPLTLEILQERISKPILREGNLTVDLRQMVIDLRPENSSFRDTFYQLLRKELQKAGAKPLGLDLSYSVIQGDFIGSDLGLRTPLYAQAIAPIFTATEQAQLESLRLVCLQSLAITLPNSKDCRSLLATDSNTSGEINVFRGTLTMVNTRFNGQVNFLNTFFLQAVDAQNAIFLQSANWSETRFSRLVSFMNATFRQGTNFQGGIFFDNVNFKQAQFQELADFRSSFFVQSANFNQALFKQLAKFAKVQWQGNINFADVRFAGQAQFTKANFNQFLLLTEATFEQAVSFREAQFNQPVNLRGASILNLADFSDAIFAKTAFLNVPGLSFNSNQAKILGNLGQIGKRFCVPGLQGNQNVLRNLSQNFRQQQQIADANQLEYLKQRLRLIELSQRLLRTNINSAAITQLINLGFSATQAEEIINRRQFRIFRNSSELLTLADIDLETYHKLSDHLSFGEPLALGGWILQAWSWLALSLLLLLSGYGTSFWLAFGVGGVAIAYFGLLFWLVDRCRRLHPIPIVPTYYETVAILLGFSCIEFFSLLAIFRNAEQPWLTLGCLLMIIIPVPITLIIRLYQQGRYHDLMDVSYFTEDGTFRQLRLLIGRLPVIPRNQTFRERYMPLLSDRRWNWLNYYDFSLNNLVRLGFNDIRLRDQHLPGIIATLAWYQWSLGVLYITLILWTLSRTIPGLNLLIYLK